From Helicobacter sp. MIT 99-5507:
CCAATCGGTATATCTTGCAGCAATAGTATTTTTTCTATTTGTTTTCAAAGTCTGCATTACACTTTGTAGATTTTTTCTTAGCTGATTATCATTTAGTTTTTGATTGATTATTTCCTCATATTGTTCTTTAGAATGAAAATTACTTATTTTACTCATTATGGAATCCTTTAAAACTAAACTAAATTAATTCTTTGTGCTATAAAGTCATATAAATGGATACCTTTTACATCAACACCCATTTTATCCATCGCACCACTAATATTCATAAGACAGCCTGCATCACCAGATATAACATAATCTACCCCTTTGCTCTTAATGTCATTTATCTTATCATGCACCATAGCTTTTGACACTTGTGGTTCTTTTATAGAAAATGTCCCACCAAAACCACAACATTCTTCTTCTTTATCTAATTCTATTAATTCAACATTTTTAAGCTGTCTTATTAGTGCTTTAGAATACTCTATACTTTTTGTAACACGTAATGCATGGCAGTTTGAATGCCAAGTTGCTTTTATTTTCTCTCCAGTATCAGTGTATCTAACTTTTAATTCTTTTAACAAAAACTCACTTAATTCAAAAACTCTAGATGAAAAATCCTTTACCATAGAATAATTTCCATCATTTTCAAATAATTCCAAATAATCAACCCTCATCATTCCTGCACAAGAACCAGATGGCACGATGATAGGATATGGCTCATTAAAAAGATTTATATTATGAAGTGCCACTTGTTTGGTATCTTCATAATAACCAGAATTATAACTAGGCTGCCCACAACATGTTTGATCTTTTTTAAAAATTACTTCAATGCCTTCTTTTTGTAATAACTTAATTGCATTAATGCAAGTATTTGAATAAGCTATGCTCCCTAAACAAGTAGCAAAAAAATAGACTTTCATTTTCCCTCCTAATTATTTCTAAATTATTATATTAGTGTATCGTAAATTTAGTAATTTAAAAGTATTACAGCACAAACAACAACAATAACTCCCAAAATACCTACATAGTTTAATCTTTCTTTATAAAATATATATCCACCTAAAGAAGTGCCAATGATTCCAATAGCGCCCCAAGTTGAATACGCAATACTAAGCTCTACATATTCTAATGCAAATGAAAGAAATATAAAAGCAATAATCACAAGCAATATGGCACTTATTCCATAAGTTTTGTATTTAAATCCATCTGATTTTTTTAATAACAAATTTGCGACAATATCAATGAATGCAGAAATCATAATAATAACAAAATAGAAACTCATTTTTCTTTTACTTCACCAATATTGATTAATATTATTCCAATAATAGCAAACAAGATTCCAATAACCTGCCTTGTTGTTAATATTTCATCAAATATAAAAACAGACATAAGCACAATACAACTAGAACCTAGAATCTCCCACATAGCATATGCAGCACCTACTTGAATCTTTCTAATTGCTAATGCCATAAAATAATATGATATAGAAATAAAAATTGCTATTAAAATATAGCCATACAAACTGCCTTTGGATGCTTTTAAGATTCCAGTTGATAATACTTCAGCAAATATTGCTAATACCAAAAATATATAGGCAAGTATAGTTTTTCGTTTTTGTAAATTCATCTAGAATCTAAACTTCTTTACTAATAATAATATCTTCTATAGTATCATTTTGTTCTATTTTATCTAGTGTTTCATAACTATTTTTATCACTAGCTCTAATTCCCCCAAAAACGGTGTGTTCTCCATCTAAATGCGGACAAGGCACAAAACATATAAAAAATTGGCTACCACCTGTATCTCTACCTGCATGAGCCATACTTAGGCTTCCTCTTTGATGTGAGTTTGGATTGTTTGTAACTTCACATTTTATTCTATATCCAGGACCACCTGTGCCTACATAAGGAAGATTCTCTTTACTATATGGACAACCACCTTGTGCCATAAAACCTTTTATAACTCTATGAAATTTCAATCCTTTATAATAGCCACTATTTGCTAATGAAGCAAAATTCAACACTGCTTGTGGTGCATCTTTGCCAAATAATTCTACAATAATACTACCTTTATTAGTTTTTATTGTTGCGTATTTACTATTTTCTAATATATTCTCATCGATATCAAAAACTTTTAGTGCTTCCATATTTTTCCTTATTTTAAATTATGATGAAATTTTACCGATATTTTGATACATTTTCTAGAATCTAAATTTTAAAGGCTTATGATAGTTGTTTTATAAAATCATATTTATTATTTTTATTTTCATCATAAATACAAATGCAAATGACATGATAAATAAAAAAGATTGGATTGCTGGAGTTGTAAAACTTGATATTAATTTTAATAATGGTGCATTTAAAAGTATGTTTGGATTCTTTGTAGATGAAGATACAATCATAACAAGCTCTACTATTACAAATATTGGATTCCCACTTGATATAAATATAAAAATAAAAGATGATGATACAGATTTAATAATATGCATAGCAAAAGCAAGATTATTAGCAAATGATACAAACAAATCGCTAGCTATGCTAAAAATCACAAATTACACAGATGATTATTGCAATTATTCAAATAAAAAACTATATCATCAAGAAATCATAAAAAATCAAAAAATACAAATACCAGATTATAAAAAACCATTAAAAAGAGATACTATTAATCCTAAAAGCCCATTTTTTTATAAAAATTATATGCATACAATAGCAATTGAGCAGGGAGTGCCATATTTTGATAAAGATTATAATCTAATTGGAATTTCAAGCAATAATAAAATCATAAAAATTGATGAAATAATAAGTTTTATTCATAATATCAAATCAAAAGATATAAAATAGAATCTAGATTCCATTTAAATAATATTACAAATTTATTTTATATAAAATTTGCAGTCTTATGACTAACGAAATCTATCCTAATTTGTTTGCTTTTGAAATATAAAGATACAAATATTATCTTGACATCTAATATTTATTCTTATATGATTTTGGGCATGAAAACTTTTAGCAATATGATTTTTTTTAGCTTTTATATATTTTCTTCTTTTATCAAATACATTATAAACTCTATGTGGTGGCGCCCTTAGTGCGCTTTTTTTATCTATATTCCAATCACCAAAACTAAATCAAAATAAGGAATCTTTATGTATCCAACGCTTGATATGATACAATCAATGCCAGATCTATTACAATACAAACGCATACCAATAAGCAAAGAGATCTATGCTGATTTTATAACACCAATTGAGGCTATGAGGATTTTAAAAACCCATAGTGTTGAGTGTTTTTTACTTGAGAGTGTTGAGCAAAAAAATTGGGGGCGATATAGCTTTTTGGGGTTTAATCCGACTTTAGAGATAACTTGCACAAAAGGCAAAACTACAATCAAAGATAAAAATGGCACACAACAAAAACAAGGCAATCCAAAAGATATCATAAAAGAAATTATTGCAAAATACAAAAGCCCAATTTTAGAGAATCTACCACCATTTAGTGGTGGGCTTGTTGGTTATTTTGCATATGATTATATTCGCTACAATGAGCCAAAACTTAATTTTGCAAATACAGACAAAGATTTTGTTGATGTAGATTTAATGCTTTTTAATAATGTGATTGTATTTGATAATTTTAAGCAAAAAATTATCCTTATTACTGGCATAACTACTACAAATCTAGAATCATCTTACAAAGATGCACAAAATACACTAGAATCTATGCATACATTACTAAAATCAGCTCCAAAACAAAGCATTGCACCTTTTGTGCTAGATTCTACGCTTAAGCATGATTTCTCACAAGAACAATATATCCAAATGGTCAAACAAGCAAAACAATACATTTATGAGGGTGATATATTTCAAGTAGTATTATCCAATCCTATACGCGCAAAGGCAAGTGGCAGTCTTTTTGATGTATATAGAGTGCTTCGCAGCACCAATCCTTCGCCTTATATGCTATATTTCTCAAGCAATAAAGTAGAAATAGCTGGTGCTTCTCCAGAAACACTCCTTAAGCTTAATAACTCCAAATTATATACATATCCACTTGCTGGAAGTCGCAAACGAGGAAAAAACAAAATCGAAGATGAAGCACTAGAAAATGAGCTTTTGGGTGATGAAAAAGAATTAGCCGAGCACAATATGCTTGTTGATTTGGGACGCAATGATGTAGGTAAAGTTGCAAAATTTAATAGTGTGCAAGTAGAAAAATATATGAATATTGAGCGATATTCACATATTATGCATATAAGTTCAACAATTTCTGGAATCTTGCAAGAAAACAAAGACGCACTTGATGCAATTGATGCAATCTTACCTGCTGGCACACTATCTGGTGCGCCAAAAATAAGAGCATGTGAAATCATCAATGAGCTTGAAGGGCAATCTCGTGGAATCTATGGCGGTGCAATAGGCTATCTTGATTTTACAGGCAATATGGATATGTGTATTGCAATCCGCTTAATATATAAGAAAAATGATGAAATCTGTATCCAATCAGGTGCTGGAATCGTCTATGATAGCAATCCACAAAGTGAATTTGAAGAATGTGCAAAAAAAGCACAAGCAATTATTGAAGCTATCAAAATTGCTCAAAATGGTATATAAGGAGGACTAAAGTGATTTTACTTATTGATAATTATGATAGCTTCTCTTATAATCTATATCAGCTCATAGGAAGCATTGAACCACAAATCAAAGTTATTCGCAATGATGAATTAAATATTATGCAAATAAAAGAAATAAAACCAACACTCATTGTCCTTTCTCCAGGACCAAAAAAACCTCAAGATTCTGGAATATGTATAGAAGTAATAAAAAAGCTAGGGAGCGAGATTCCGATTTTTGGCGTTTGTCTTGGACATCAAGCGATATGTGTAGCATTTGGTGGTGAAGTAAGCTATGCTCAAAAAATAATGCATGGCAAAACATCTATGATAGAAGTTGATCCTACATCAGTTTTATTTAATGGATTAGGAGAGACAATTCAGGTTGCACGTTATCATTCACTAATATCTACAAAAATTCCACAATCTCTTAAAATCACTGCAACAACAAAAGAGCATGAAATTATGGCATTAGAACACAAGGTATATCCGATATATGGCGTGCAATTTCACCCAGAATCTATACTAACACCACTTGGTAAAAAAATAATACAAAATGTTCTTTATTCCACACAAAAAAGAGAATCTAAATGACTAAAGAAACAAATATTACAAAACAAAATAACAATACAAAAGAAGCAATCATGATAAAAGAAGCGATTTTGCAACTAATAAAAAAGCAAGATCTTACACAAAATATCGCACTAGAAGTGATGGATGAGATTATGCAAGGTATGGCTAGCCCTGTGCAAATCTCTGCATATCTCACAGCGTTAAATATGAAAGGTGAAAGCATTGATGAAATCACTGCTTCAGCACTTAGTATGCGTAAGCATTGTGTGAAACTTTTACATGATATGGATGCATTAGAGATTGTAGGCACAGGAGGCGATCACTCAAATTCATTTAATATCTCTACAACTTCGGCTATTATCGTCTCATCAGCAGGAATAAAAGTCGCAAAACATGGAAATCGTGCTGCATCATCAAAATGTGGTGCAGCAGATGTATTAGAGGCTTTAGGTGTAAATATCATGGTGCCAAAAGAAAAAAGTAAAGAATTGCTTGAAAAAATCAATATTTGCTTTCTTTTTGCACAAAATTACCATATCACGATGAAATATGTTGCTCCTATTCGAAAAGAACTTGGAATCCGCACGATTTTTAATATCTTAGGACCACTTTCAAATCCAGCAGGAGCTAATATGGAGCTTATGGGTGTATATGATGAAAGCCTTGTAGAGCCTTTGGCACAAGTAATGAAGAATCTTGGTGTAAAAAGAGGAATGGTTGTATATGGAATGGATAAGATAGATGAAATCTCACTCTCAAGCAAAACAAAAATTTGTGAAATCAATCAACAAGAAATCAAAACCTATACTTTGCACCCAAAAGATATTGGCTATAGTTTATGTAATAAATGTGATTTACAAGGAGGCGATGCAATCCAAAATGCTACAATTATTAAAGATATTTTAGAGGGTAAAGAAAAAGGTCCAAAACGTGAAGTCGCAGCACTAAATGCTGGTGCTGCACTATATATCGCAGGTGCCACTGAAAGCATAGAATCTGGTGTAAGACTTGCAGAACGACAAATAGATGAAGGATTAGCAGCAAAACAATTACAATTATTTATAAAAGAGAGTAATAAATAAATAATGAATATTTTAGAAAAGATTATCAATTCAACAAAAATACGCATACAAGAAAAAAAACAAAAAATTTCACTTTTAGAAATAAAGCAAATTGCTAAAAAAAATACATCAAATATTCCATTTGCATTTGAAAAAGCTTTAAATACGCCTAAAATGCACTTTATATGCGAAGTCAAAAAAGCCTCACCTTCAAAAGGAATTATTGCTACTACTTTTCCATATAAAAATATTGCATTAGAATATCAAAATGCAGGTGCTAGTGCGATTTCTTGCCTCACAGAGCCATATTATTTTTTAGGAAGCGAAGATTATCTTAAAGAAATTAAGCAATGCGTGCAGATTCCAGTTCTAAGAAAAGATTTTATTATAGATGAATATATGATTTATGAATCAAAAGCTATTGGTGCAGATGCTATTTTGCTTATTGCTGCGATTTTAGATAAATATCAAATGAGAGATTATTTTACATTAGCAAATGATCTTGGATTATCAGTCCTAGTTGAAACACATAATAATGAAGAAATACAAAAAGCACTTTTTTGTAATGCTAGGATTATTGGGGTTAATAATAGAGATTTAAAGACATTTAAAGTCGATATAAACACAACAATAAAATTAAGAAATAATGTGCCAAAAGAATGCATTTTTATAAGTGAGAGTGGAATACACACAAAAGAAGATATACAAACATTAAGTATGCACAATGTAAATGCTGTATTAATTGGTGAAACACTTATGAAAGTAGATGATAAATGCTTAAAACTAAAAGAATTGCAAAGTGGAATCTAAATAGGAGCTAGATTGAAGATCAAAACTTGTGGGTTATTTCGCTTGGAAGATATAGAATATGCAAATATCTTAAAATCTGATTTTATAGGCTTTGTCTTTGCTAAAAGCAAGCGAGAAGTGGATTTTACAATAGCAAAAAAACTTAAATCTCATCTTGATAGCCAAATACAAGCAGTAGGAGTATTTGTAAATGCACCTATAAATAAGATTCTTGAGGCAATAGATTTGCGTATTATTGATATAGTGCAACTTCATGGCAATGAGAGTATAGAATTTATATCTAATCTAAAATCCAAGACAAATGCCAAAATCATCTATGCAATAGGTATAAATAATGAAAATTCTATTGATTATACAAAATGCGATTTGGTGGATTTTTTACTTTTTGATAATATAAAAGGTGGGTCAGGAGAGAGCTTTGATTGGAATCTACTCTCAAAGATAAAACTTCCAAATAAACCATATTTTTTAGCTGGTGGCATCAATATCAATAATATACAAAAAGCAATTGCTCTCCATCCTTATGGTATCGATGTATCTGGAGGATTAGAAAGTAATGGATATAAGGATTTTTATAAAATGAAAACAATTATTACACAAGTAAGGCAAAATAAAGGAGTATAAAATGGAGCATACATATTTTGGAAAATATGGAGGTTGTTTTATCCCAGAAACATTAATGAATGCGATATTAGAGCTTGAGAGTGCATATCTATCATACAAAAATGATCCTACTTTTAATCAAGAGCTTCAAGATTTATTTAATAACTACGCCTCTCGTCCTTCAGCACTTTATTTTGCCTCTTGTATGAGTAAAAATCTTGGAGATGCTAGAATCTACCTTAAACGCGAAGATTTAAATCATACTGGATCACATAAAATAAATAATGTCTTGGGGCAAGTTTTACTTGCTAAAAAAATGGGTAAAAAACGAATTATTGCAGAAACAGGCGCAGGACAACATGGTGTAGCTACTGCTACTGCATGTGCATTATTAAATATGGAATGTGAAATATTTATGGGTGAAGAAGACACTAAGCGACAGGCATTAAATGTATATAAAATGCGGCTTTTAGGTGCAAAAGTGCATGCTGTAAAAAGTGGTACTGCAACACTAAAAGATGCTGTCTCTCAAACGCTTAGAGAATGGAGTAGTAGGATTGCTGATACTCATTATGTAGTAGGCTCTGTTATGGGTCCTTATCCATTTCCAATGATTGTCCGTGATTTTCAAGCAGTAATTTCAAAAGAAATAAAAAACCAAATTTTAGAATGTGAAGGCAGACTTCCTGATATGGTGGTGGCTTGTGTGGGTGGAGGCTCAAATGCAATTGGGGCATTTTATCATTTTATTGATGATAAAGAAGTGCGGCTTATTGGCTGCGAAGCAGCAGGAATGGGAGTTGATACAGAGCAAACTGCTGCAAGTATTGCAACAGGAAAAATTGGAATCTTTCATGGAATGAAATCATATTTTTGCCAAGATAAATATGGTCAAATAGCGCCTGTATATTCTATTTCTGCAGGGCTTGATTATCCAGGTATTGGTCCAGAACATGCATATTTAGCAGATACAAAACGAGCAGAATATTATCCTATAAGTGATAAAGAAGCTTTAGATGCGTTTTTTTATCTCTCAAAAACTGAGGGCATTATTCCAGCTATTGAGAGTGCTCATGCTATTGCTTATGTGATAAAAGAGGCAAAAAATTTCTCTAAAGATCAAATAATAGTTATAAATCTATCAGGCAGAGGTGATAAAGACTGCGCTGCGATTGCAAGAATGCAAGGAGAAAATATCAATGAGTAATTTATACAAAGCATTTGAAAATGGCAAAGCATTTATTCCATTTATTACTTGTGGTGATCCAGATATTGCTACTACAGAACAAATTATTTATTCAATGATAGAAAATGGTGCAAGTCTAATTGAACTTGGGATTCCATTTTCTGATCCTATGGCAGAAGGGGTTGTGATACAAGAAGCAAATATGCGAGCTTTAAAAAATGATACTAAAATAAATCATATTTTTGAGATGCTTGAACGCATACAAAAAAGGATTACAATTCCTATGGCATTTATGACTTATGCAAATGTTGTATTTGCATATGGAAGTGATAAATTTCTAAAAAATGCTAAAGATGTAGGGATTGGTGGGCTTATTTTGCCAGATGTGCCATTTGAAGAAAAACAAGAATTTGAACCAGTTTGTATAAAAAATGAAATTGATCTAATCTCATTTATAGCACCAACTTCAAATGATCGAATTGCTATGATTGCAAAAGAAGCTAAAGGTTTTATTTATTGCGTCTCATCACTTGGTGTAACAGGGGTAAGAAAGCATATTGATACAAATATTAAAGATATGATTACTTGCGCACAAGAGGTAAGTGAGATTCCAGTAGCTGTTGGATTTGGTATAGAAACACCAAATCAAGCAAGAGAAATAGCACAATATGCAAATGGAATCATTGTAGGTAGTGCCATAGTCAAACTATGTGCGCAATATAAAACAAAAAGCCCAGAATATATAGGCAGATATGTAAAAGAGATGAGTAATGCAATTAGATAGATTATTTGTAAATCATTTTATAGCTAGTACAAATTATTTATAAGAGGCACTAATATGGATTCTAATTTATTTTTTGTAATTGCAATCTTACAAGATTCTAGAATCTAAAAAAAATATTTGATATATTTCAAAGTTAAAATAATTCAGATTTTAGCACTCTTAAAACTTATCTTAGAATCTAGCCTAATATCCACATATATTTTGCTTTATTTATAGATTCTAGCTATGATGATTTTAAGCTTTAATAGTATCATCATGTATATATTTTGCTATTTTTTAGTTGATGAAATTTTTTAAAATTCTATTAAATCCAATTAATTTTCTAAAACTTTTTAAATCTAGCCCACTACAAAATACCCTAATTATTGTATAATTCAAACTTTTCACCAAACCAAAAAACCACGAGTTATTATAAGGAGAATTTTCATCATGGCACGCTTAAAAAATGAAGAAGTAAAAGTGCTTTCCCTTAGCTCTCTTGGTGGAATGCTTGAATTTTATGATTTTATTATTTTTGTATTTTTCACAGGCGTTATTGGGGTGCTTTTTTTCCCTTCAAATAGCACTTTTTGGCAGGATATTAGCGCTTATAGCACCTTTGCGGCTGGGTATTTTGCAAGACCACTTGGCGGGATTATTATGGCGCATTTTGGCGATAAAAATGGGCGCAAAAATATGTTTATGCTTTCCATCTTGCTAATGGTTATCCCAACTTTTGCGCTAGGTTTTATGCCTACTTTTGAGGAAATTGGCGTGCTTGCGCCAATAGCTTTGATTTTGATTAGAATCTTGCAAGGCATTGCTATTGGTGGGGAATTGCCCGGGGCATGGGTGTTTGTATGCGAACACAGCGAGCGCAAAGTGCTTGGCTCAACGATGGGGATTTTCACAAGTGCGGTGGTTTCAGGGATTTTGTTAGGAAGCATTGTAACGCTCTTTGTGCATATGAATTTTAGCCCAGAAGAAATCAAAGAATACGCATGGCGCATTCCATTTATTTTGGGCGGTATTTTTGGGATTATCTCGATTTTCTTGCGTAGATATTTGAGCGAAACACCGGTATTTAAGGAAATGCAAGCATTGCAGCAAACACAAAAAATGCCTATCAAAGAAGTGGTAAAATCGCATAAAATAGGCGTTGGATTCTCATTTTTAAGCACTTGGATTTTGACAGGTTGCGTGGTTATTAGCGTGCTTTTAACACCTAATCTTTTGGCGCAAAAATTTGACATTGATGCGATTTCAAAAATTGTCTATCAAATCATCGCAATCTTTTTTCTCGCCTCTGGAAACGCGCTAGGTGGGATTTTGAGTGATAGAATCGGCTTAAAAAACGCAAGCATTCTTTTTGGTGGCGCGCTCATGCTTTTTGCCTGCCTTTTTTATGGCTCAATCACTCAAGGCATGCATTTTGACCTAGTTTTGCTCTTTTATTATTTGATGGCACTAAGTGCTGGAGTTATGGTTTTTACACCTCTAATCCTTGTAGATAGCTTCCCAGCACCAATCCGCTATAGTGGAATTTCATTTGCCTACAACATTTCTTATGCTATTTTTGGTGGTTTGACACCGATTTTTTTCGCCTTTGTCAAAGATGAGTATCCCTTCTGTTTGGGCTTATATATGATGTTTTTGGGGCTTTTAAGCATTGTGCTAGCAGTGGCATTTGTGAAAAAATTCAAGCAAGATTGAGGCTAAGATCTATATGCTAAGTGATATTATAAAAACTTAAAGTTTTTATAATATCTATTTTGATAATTCTTGAGATTTTTAGTTGCTCTAGCAACTTTACTAGTGGAATTAATAGAATGAAATCTTTTAAATAATTAAAGCAAGTAATTTTTTATCAATTAATTTTTAGTTTTAAAGTGCTTTTATTTTCTCCTTAAAATTTTTATATATTATAGTTTAACTCTTAAATCCACTATCTTAGATTCCATCATATTACGCTTAGAATCTAGCTCAGCTTTGCGGGTTATGGATATATCTATAAATTCTTTTTCTTTTTCTATACCGATAAATTTCCTACCTAAAATATTTGCTACAATACCTGTGCTTGAGCTTCCACTAAATGGATCACAGATTATGCTATTTTCATTACTCGCCATTAAAAGCAATCGCACAAGTAGATTTAATGGTTTTTGTGTAGGGTGCTTACCGCAAGTTTTTTCCCATGGAGCAATTGCTGGAAAACTCCACACATCACGCATTTGTTTGTTATTGTTGATTTTTTTTCATCAAATCATAGTTGAAAATATGTTTATGTTTATGACTTTTTCTAGCCCAAATAATCTGCTCGGTAGAATGCGTGAGATAGCGACAGCTAAAATTTGGCGGTGGGTTAGTCTTTTGTCAAGTAATGATATTTAGAATCTTAAAATCAAGTTTTTGTAATATCCGCCCAAGGGAAAAAATATTATGATATGTGCCACTAATCAAAATGCTTCCTGTGTCTTTGAGCGCGATTTTTGCGTTACTTATCCAGCGCTCATTAAATGCATCGATATCATCTATATTTTCGCCCTTGTCCCATTCGCCCTTATTTACGCTAACTACCTTGCCGCTTTGTATAGTCAAGCCATCATTTGAAAGGAAATAAGGAGGGTCGGCAAAGATGAGATCAAAGCTAGATTTAAATCTAAGTAGTATTTCATTGCAATCAGCGTGATAAAGACTAAACAAGGAATCTTTGCTGATAAAAGTTTCTATCGGGATTCTAGCATTCATTTTTTTACCTTTGCGAGATGCGGAAAATCTTTAATATTTACCTGTTCTTTAAAATTAAGTTGGTTGTCTTTAAAGACTTGCGATAAATGCGTCTCCATGGTGCTACCACCGCGATTTTTCGTGCATTGCTATCAAGCCCTACTTCTATACCAAAGACAAAATCATTCAAATCTTTTATATATCCGCGAGCAAAAATATCAATAAGCCCGCTTTCGCATAAAAAATCAAAAATACTATCTGCATTTTTAAAATAGCTATCCAAGCGACATTGTGCACTGCTAGAATCTAAAACCATACTGCCACTATCACGCACGGCAAGAAGTAAATGTAGCACGCTAAATGCCTTTGGATATTCATCAAAAAGCAAAGCAGTATGTGTTTTTATAGAATCTTTATCTTTACCCAAGAGAAAATTAAGATGATTTAGACAAATACGGATTTTATCGACATTTTTTAGACATTTTTCCCAATCCACAAAAAAACTAAGCCTGCGATTGCTGGCTTTGAGTGTATTTAAAAAATGGCTAAATTCAAGAGTATTTTTCATTTTTTTCATTTTTTTCATTTTATTTTATGTGTTTGTCTTTGAGATATTTTTCAAGTTCGTCATCATCTAACACTTTGTCAAAGCTTGAATTTATTTCACCTATATTTTCATAGTGTGCCTTTATTTTGCGATTTATATCATTGATAAAGTCTTTAAAATCGCTATTGTTTCGCACCAAAACATCGATGGTTTCGACATCTAAAGATTCATTGTCATTGCATTGGATTAGAATCTGTGAGCTTGCCACTTCGCTTTCAAGTTTTATAAGCCCTATACCAAAACTAGTATTGAGTCGCCTAAGCACAGATAATACTTCGCTATCTACTTCCTCATACACGACTAAATAACCTTCATTCGCCCAACTGGAATTTGACACTGCTTGAAAATAGCATTCTTTAAGATTACTAAAATTTAGTGCAATTTTTAGCTCAAAAGAGTAAAGTCTATAATCTGGTCTATCGATATTTTGAAGTAATTCTAAAGTCTCATTTTTATAACT
This genomic window contains:
- a CDS encoding (Fe-S)-binding protein → MKVYFFATCLGSIAYSNTCINAIKLLQKEGIEVIFKKDQTCCGQPSYNSGYYEDTKQVALHNINLFNEPYPIIVPSGSCAGMMRVDYLELFENDGNYSMVKDFSSRVFELSEFLLKELKVRYTDTGEKIKATWHSNCHALRVTKSIEYSKALIRQLKNVELIELDKEEECCGFGGTFSIKEPQVSKAMVHDKINDIKSKGVDYVISGDAGCLMNISGAMDKMGVDVKGIHLYDFIAQRINLV
- a CDS encoding SMR family transporter; translated protein: MSFYFVIIMISAFIDIVANLLLKKSDGFKYKTYGISAILLVIIAFIFLSFALEYVELSIAYSTWGAIGIIGTSLGGYIFYKERLNYVGILGVIVVVCAVILLNY
- a CDS encoding multidrug efflux SMR transporter; translation: MNLQKRKTILAYIFLVLAIFAEVLSTGILKASKGSLYGYILIAIFISISYYFMALAIRKIQVGAAYAMWEILGSSCIVLMSVFIFDEILTTRQVIGILFAIIGIILINIGEVKEK
- a CDS encoding peptidylprolyl isomerase, with the protein product MEALKVFDIDENILENSKYATIKTNKGSIIVELFGKDAPQAVLNFASLANSGYYKGLKFHRVIKGFMAQGGCPYSKENLPYVGTGGPGYRIKCEVTNNPNSHQRGSLSMAHAGRDTGGSQFFICFVPCPHLDGEHTVFGGIRASDKNSYETLDKIEQNDTIEDIIISKEV
- the trpE gene encoding anthranilate synthase component I, with protein sequence MYPTLDMIQSMPDLLQYKRIPISKEIYADFITPIEAMRILKTHSVECFLLESVEQKNWGRYSFLGFNPTLEITCTKGKTTIKDKNGTQQKQGNPKDIIKEIIAKYKSPILENLPPFSGGLVGYFAYDYIRYNEPKLNFANTDKDFVDVDLMLFNNVIVFDNFKQKIILITGITTTNLESSYKDAQNTLESMHTLLKSAPKQSIAPFVLDSTLKHDFSQEQYIQMVKQAKQYIYEGDIFQVVLSNPIRAKASGSLFDVYRVLRSTNPSPYMLYFSSNKVEIAGASPETLLKLNNSKLYTYPLAGSRKRGKNKIEDEALENELLGDEKELAEHNMLVDLGRNDVGKVAKFNSVQVEKYMNIERYSHIMHISSTISGILQENKDALDAIDAILPAGTLSGAPKIRACEIINELEGQSRGIYGGAIGYLDFTGNMDMCIAIRLIYKKNDEICIQSGAGIVYDSNPQSEFEECAKKAQAIIEAIKIAQNGI
- a CDS encoding aminodeoxychorismate/anthranilate synthase component II, with the protein product MILLIDNYDSFSYNLYQLIGSIEPQIKVIRNDELNIMQIKEIKPTLIVLSPGPKKPQDSGICIEVIKKLGSEIPIFGVCLGHQAICVAFGGEVSYAQKIMHGKTSMIEVDPTSVLFNGLGETIQVARYHSLISTKIPQSLKITATTKEHEIMALEHKVYPIYGVQFHPESILTPLGKKIIQNVLYSTQKRESK
- the trpD gene encoding anthranilate phosphoribosyltransferase; this encodes MTKETNITKQNNNTKEAIMIKEAILQLIKKQDLTQNIALEVMDEIMQGMASPVQISAYLTALNMKGESIDEITASALSMRKHCVKLLHDMDALEIVGTGGDHSNSFNISTTSAIIVSSAGIKVAKHGNRAASSKCGAADVLEALGVNIMVPKEKSKELLEKINICFLFAQNYHITMKYVAPIRKELGIRTIFNILGPLSNPAGANMELMGVYDESLVEPLAQVMKNLGVKRGMVVYGMDKIDEISLSSKTKICEINQQEIKTYTLHPKDIGYSLCNKCDLQGGDAIQNATIIKDILEGKEKGPKREVAALNAGAALYIAGATESIESGVRLAERQIDEGLAAKQLQLFIKESNK
- the trpC gene encoding indole-3-glycerol phosphate synthase TrpC, with product MNILEKIINSTKIRIQEKKQKISLLEIKQIAKKNTSNIPFAFEKALNTPKMHFICEVKKASPSKGIIATTFPYKNIALEYQNAGASAISCLTEPYYFLGSEDYLKEIKQCVQIPVLRKDFIIDEYMIYESKAIGADAILLIAAILDKYQMRDYFTLANDLGLSVLVETHNNEEIQKALFCNARIIGVNNRDLKTFKVDINTTIKLRNNVPKECIFISESGIHTKEDIQTLSMHNVNAVLIGETLMKVDDKCLKLKELQSGI
- a CDS encoding phosphoribosylanthranilate isomerase encodes the protein MKIKTCGLFRLEDIEYANILKSDFIGFVFAKSKREVDFTIAKKLKSHLDSQIQAVGVFVNAPINKILEAIDLRIIDIVQLHGNESIEFISNLKSKTNAKIIYAIGINNENSIDYTKCDLVDFLLFDNIKGGSGESFDWNLLSKIKLPNKPYFLAGGININNIQKAIALHPYGIDVSGGLESNGYKDFYKMKTIITQVRQNKGV